From a single Paramormyrops kingsleyae isolate MSU_618 chromosome 14, PKINGS_0.4, whole genome shotgun sequence genomic region:
- the clic4 gene encoding chloride intracellular channel protein 4: MSLSVPQNGMRGATEPVIELFVKAGTDGESIGNCPFSQRLFMILWLKGVVFNVTTVDLKRKPADLQNLAPGTHPPFITYNGEVKTDVNKIEEFLEDVLNPPKYNKLATRHPESNTAGMDIFAKFSAFIKNSKPDANEALERGLLKTLQKLDEYLNSPLPDEIDHHSTEDVKMSTRHFLDGDEMTLADCNLLPKLHILKVVAKKYRGFEIPKDMRGICRYLANAYSREEFTNTCPSEKEIEIAYADVAKRLVK; the protein is encoded by the exons ATGTCGCTCTCGGTGCCGCAGAACGGGATGAGGGGAGCCACCGAGCCCGTTATCGAGCTCTTCGTTAAG GCGGGCACTGACGGCGAGAGCATCGGGAACTGCCCCTTTTCCCAGCGGCTCTTCATGATTCTCTGGCTGAAGGGGGTGGTCTTCAACGTCACCACTGTGGACCTCAAGAG GAAGCCAGCAGATCTTCAGAACCTGGCGCCTGGCACCCACCCCCCTTTCATCACCTACAACGGGGAGGTCAAGACTGACGTCAACAAAATTGAGGAGTTCCTGGAAGATGTGCTCAACCCTCCCAA GTACAACAAGCTGGCCACTCGACACCCCGAGTCCAACACTGCTGGCATGGACATCTTTGCAAAGTTTTCTGCCTTCATCAAGAACTCCAAGCCTGACGCCAATGAGG CTCTGGAGCGTGGTCTACTGAAGACCCTGCAGAAGCTGGACGAGTACCTGAACTCTCCGCTGCCTGATGAGATCGATCACCATAGCACCGAGGACGTCAAGATGTCCACACGGCACTTCCTGGATGGGGACGAGATGACACTGGCCGACTGTAACCTGCTGCCCAAGCTGCACATCCTCAAG GTGGTGGCCAAGAAGTACCGTGGCTTCGAGATCCCCAAGGACATGCGGGGCATCTGCCGCTACCTGGCCAACGCCTACAGCCGTGAGGAATTCACCAACACCTGTCCCAGCGAGAAGGAGATAGAGATCGCCTATGCCGACGTAGCCAAGAGGCTGGTCAAGTAG